In a single window of the Phycisphaerales bacterium AB-hyl4 genome:
- a CDS encoding type II secretion system protein: MKPRAFTLIELLVVISIIAVLIALLLPALQSARQSAQAISCLSNFRQIGVALLQYADDSPGGERLPQSAGVTLEGHSVWGILAVRPYYFGGVNGRYWWRDGSPITPLDIEKCPSGGHVRPYSMDHLGHTYITMYQNAAPDHPNYIRTFRTSYDRPSETPLIFDSDFYNATGTTYGSPHWWLNSLIGDRHQGSINQWYLDGHASRVQMDEKYVDSSWLHRLFTQFRY; the protein is encoded by the coding sequence ATGAAACCTCGCGCTTTCACCCTGATTGAGCTTCTGGTCGTGATCTCAATCATTGCGGTGCTGATCGCTTTGCTGCTGCCTGCACTGCAATCGGCACGCCAGAGCGCGCAAGCGATCTCGTGCCTGTCGAACTTCCGCCAGATCGGCGTTGCGCTGCTTCAGTATGCGGACGACTCGCCTGGTGGTGAACGGTTGCCTCAATCCGCAGGGGTGACCCTGGAGGGGCATTCGGTATGGGGTATTCTCGCCGTTCGGCCTTATTATTTCGGGGGCGTAAATGGCAGATACTGGTGGCGCGACGGCTCGCCAATTACCCCTTTGGACATTGAGAAATGTCCTTCGGGAGGCCATGTCCGTCCATATTCCATGGATCATCTCGGTCACACCTATATTACGATGTATCAAAATGCGGCGCCCGACCATCCCAACTACATACGTACTTTCCGTACCAGCTATGATCGCCCGTCGGAAACGCCACTCATTTTCGACTCGGACTTCTACAACGCCACAGGCACTACGTATGGTTCGCCACATTGGTGGTTAAACAGCCTCATCGGCGACCGCCATCAAGGGTCCATCAATCAGTGGTATCTCGATGGCCACGCCAGCCGTGTGCAGATGGATGAAAAGTACGTCGACAGCTCTTGGCTGCACCGCCTCTTTACGCAATTTCGATACTGA
- a CDS encoding LacI family DNA-binding transcriptional regulator — translation MGTTLQDIAKQANTSLMTASRSLRGTGRVNPETRRRIRAIADRLGYTRHKGLVMQSVAPSSDEARQRLLVPVFGKAADLAKSRTGQALIDGLKDRLEELGGTLEVVEVKDIADLLKACKKRRPHGVVLRRPFPRAWVEKLRETAPVVYAISHDYQEGVDAVYANEHRSGAMIMDRLTSLGHREIAWFGVVDHHAPFQNVFFASDSSTVVDRQAWSIHNIRHAVWAGLAVCQPDQKKMPMVLLERDWRFQSLEDVVARGLSEILTLRPQPTAIVVASDAMAHAMLGALRARGLRVPEDMSLVGYGMAGDEQTDLPLTRIDLPMKTIGRAIPELIRRRLADPDALAMSVQLDTTLFEGATIAPVRRS, via the coding sequence ATGGGCACTACTCTCCAAGACATTGCCAAGCAGGCCAATACCAGTCTGATGACGGCTTCCCGCTCGCTGCGCGGCACGGGGCGCGTTAACCCCGAGACACGTCGCCGTATCCGTGCCATTGCTGACCGCTTGGGCTACACGCGTCATAAAGGGCTGGTGATGCAGTCGGTTGCGCCGTCTTCGGATGAGGCTCGGCAGCGTCTTCTGGTGCCTGTTTTCGGCAAGGCCGCCGATCTGGCCAAGTCGCGGACCGGGCAGGCATTGATCGACGGCCTGAAGGACCGGCTGGAGGAGCTGGGGGGCACCCTGGAGGTGGTCGAGGTGAAAGATATTGCAGACCTGTTGAAGGCCTGCAAAAAGCGCCGCCCGCACGGCGTGGTGTTGCGTCGGCCGTTCCCGCGGGCGTGGGTGGAGAAACTGCGCGAGACCGCTCCTGTCGTCTATGCGATCTCCCACGACTATCAGGAGGGCGTCGACGCCGTCTACGCCAACGAGCATCGCTCAGGCGCCATGATCATGGATCGGCTGACCTCGCTTGGGCATCGCGAGATTGCATGGTTCGGCGTGGTCGACCACCACGCTCCTTTTCAAAACGTATTTTTTGCGTCTGACTCGTCGACCGTCGTGGACCGTCAAGCGTGGTCGATTCACAACATTCGCCACGCCGTCTGGGCCGGGCTCGCGGTGTGTCAGCCAGATCAGAAGAAGATGCCGATGGTGCTTCTGGAGCGCGACTGGCGTTTTCAGAGTCTTGAAGACGTGGTCGCTCGGGGGCTGAGTGAAATTCTTACGTTGCGTCCACAGCCCACTGCCATCGTGGTGGCGTCGGATGCGATGGCGCACGCGATGCTCGGCGCCTTGCGGGCGCGTGGGCTGCGCGTGCCCGAGGACATGAGTCTGGTCGGCTACGGCATGGCGGGCGATGAGCAGACAGACCTGCCGTTAACGCGTATCGATCTGCCCATGAAGACGATCGGCCGCGCCATTCCCGAACTCATTCGGCGTCGGCTGGCTGACCCTGATGCGCTCGCGATGAGTGTTCAGCTCGATACGACCCTGTTCGAAGGTGCGACGATCGCACCCGTCCGTCGTTCGTAA
- a CDS encoding LamG-like jellyroll fold domain-containing protein, translated as MLSFRRPFSIVAVAALAGPGLMHADASVQPYVADANTIGLWHLDETNDPPTTFADASGNNYTLTYEAAGSATVSAESVAGLFGQGVTGFRQGGSTDNLRLSATGVAGTNPATQTFEAWMMWENEADLPQNTTGGGAFNAWQTLMHRSQHQQILRLEPNGTGGAQIHYRVRTQAPSGGTARTEDTYFDMGEILANTWYHLAVSMEEVGDDLIVRMYWNDVNTGTATPNPVVTNVLEDFTYDSRWWNNMWIGGNTLSGVDGFAGIIDEVRLSNIARTEFNTLVPEPAGAALWLGAAAALMWRRRRVAA; from the coding sequence ATGTTGTCATTTCGCCGACCGTTTTCAATCGTCGCCGTTGCCGCATTGGCTGGCCCGGGCCTGATGCACGCCGATGCGAGCGTGCAGCCTTATGTCGCCGACGCGAATACGATCGGCCTATGGCATCTGGATGAAACCAACGATCCGCCGACCACCTTCGCTGATGCCAGCGGCAACAACTATACGTTGACATACGAGGCGGCCGGGAGCGCCACGGTCAGCGCAGAGTCTGTCGCCGGGCTGTTCGGCCAGGGCGTTACCGGCTTCCGCCAAGGCGGCTCGACTGACAACCTTCGCCTGTCGGCGACGGGTGTCGCTGGTACCAATCCCGCGACACAGACCTTCGAAGCCTGGATGATGTGGGAGAATGAGGCCGACCTGCCGCAGAACACCACAGGCGGGGGCGCTTTTAACGCTTGGCAGACGCTGATGCACCGCAGCCAGCACCAGCAGATCCTTCGGCTTGAGCCCAACGGTACCGGTGGTGCGCAGATTCACTACCGAGTTCGAACGCAGGCTCCGTCGGGCGGGACCGCCCGAACAGAGGACACGTATTTCGACATGGGCGAGATTCTGGCCAATACCTGGTATCACCTGGCCGTGTCCATGGAGGAAGTTGGCGACGACCTGATCGTCCGCATGTACTGGAACGACGTCAACACCGGCACCGCCACGCCGAACCCCGTCGTCACCAACGTGCTGGAGGACTTCACCTATGACTCACGCTGGTGGAACAATATGTGGATCGGGGGCAACACACTCAGCGGTGTCGACGGATTCGCAGGCATCATTGACGAAGTGCGTCTGAGCAACATCGCACGCACCGAGTTCAACACGTTGGTTCCCGAGCCGGCCGGGGCCGCACTCTGGCTGGGTGCCGCGGCGGCGCTGATGTGGCGACGTCGCCGAGTCGCAGCATAA